A window from Erythrolamprus reginae isolate rEryReg1 chromosome 9, rEryReg1.hap1, whole genome shotgun sequence encodes these proteins:
- the SYT17 gene encoding synaptotagmin-17 isoform X1 codes for MAYIQLEPINEGLLSRISDLLLCRWTCHNCCQKCYECSCCQSNEDEVEILGPFPAQTPPWLLSNQSEDKNGSSDNPTSEPSPTPQNVSLDRRRSSTETSHFAYSLTRRISNLELRRPSSPLVDIKPIEFGILGSKKEIVQPGILKKTYTSDDYFRKFEPRLYSLDSNSDDVDSLTDEEIVAKYQLGMLHFSTQYDLLHNYLIVRVIEAKDLPLPISYDGARQDMAHSNPYVKICLLPDQKNSKQTGVKRKTQNPIFEERYMFDIPFLEAQRRTLLLTVVDFDKFSRHCVIGKVSMPLSEVDLVKGGHWWKALVPSSQNEVELGELLLSLNYLPSAGRLNVDIIRAKQLLQTDMSQGSDPFVKVQLVHGLKLAKTKKTSCMRATIDPFYNESFSFKVAQEELENTSLVFTVYGHNVKSSNDFIGRIVIGQYSTGSSESKHWRRMLTCHRTAAEQWHSLRSRAECDRVSSASLEVT; via the exons TTGGAACCGATAAATGAG GGCCTGTTGTCTAGAATCTCGGATCTCTTGCTGTGCAGATGGACCTGCCACAATTGTTGTCAGAAGTGCTACGAGTGCAGCTGTTGCCAGTCCAACGAAGACGAAGTGGAAATCCTGGGGCCATTTCCAGCCCAAACCCCTCCCTGGTT GCTAAGCAATCAAAGCGAAGACAAAAATGGCAGCTCGGATAACCCAACGAGTGAACCCTCACCAACCCCTCAGAATGTTTCGCTGGACAGGCGACGGTCGTCCACGGAAACCTCCCATTTCGCTTACAGCCTTACCAGACGAATTTCTA ATTTAGAGCTAAGGAGGCCAAGTTCCCCGCTTGTCGATATTAAACCCATCGAGTTTGGAATCCTAGGCTCCAAAAAGGAGATAGTCCAGCCGGGCATCTTGAAGAAAACCTACACGTCAGATGACTATTTTAGGAAATTTGAGCCAAGACTCTATTCCCTCGACTCAAATAGCGATGACGTGGATTCTTTGACCGACGAAGAGATCGTAGCCAAGTACCAGCTGGGGATGCTCCATTTTAGCACTCAATACGACCTCTTGCACAACTACCTGATCGTTCGGGTCATCGAAGCCAAGGACCTGCCTCTGCCCATCTCCTACGATGGCGCCAGGCAAGACATGGCCCACTCCAACCCCTACGTGAAGATTTGTCTCCTTCCCGACCAGAAGAACTCCAAGCAGACCGGGGTCAAGCGCAAAACCCAGAACCCCATCTTCGAGGAGAGGTACATGTTCGACATCCCCTTTTTGGAAGCCCAGAGGAGGACTCTGCTCTTGACCGTGGTGGATTTTGACAAATTTTCGCGCCATTGCGTCATTGGGAAGGTGTCCATGCCGTTGAGTGAGGTGGACCTGGTGAAGGGCGGCCATTGGTGGAAAGCTCTGGTGCCAAGTTCCCAG AACGAAGTTGAGCTGGGGGAGCTTTTGCTCTCATTAAATTACCTTCCCAGCGCCGGACGACTCAATGTGGACATAATTAGAGCGAAGCAGTTACTGCAGACTGATATGAGCCAAGGTTCAG ATCCTTTTGTGAAAGTCCAGCTTGTTCACGGGTTAAAACTGGCAAAGACGAAGAAGACCTCTTGCATGAGGGCCACCATCGATCCCTTCTACAACGAGTCCTTTAGCTTCAAGGTTGCCCAAGAAGAACTGGAAAACACCAGCCTAGTTTTCACag TCTACGGCCACAACGTGAAAAGCAGCAACGACTTCATTGGGAGGATTGTCATCGGCCAGTATTCCACCGGTTCCTCGGAGTCCAAGCACTGGCGGCGGATGCTGACGTGCCACCGTACCGCCGCCGAGCAGTGGCACAGCCTCCGTTCGCGGGCGGAGTGCGACCGCGTCTCGTCAGCTTCCCTGGAGGTGACGTGA
- the SYT17 gene encoding synaptotagmin-17 isoform X2 translates to MAYIQGLLSRISDLLLCRWTCHNCCQKCYECSCCQSNEDEVEILGPFPAQTPPWLLSNQSEDKNGSSDNPTSEPSPTPQNVSLDRRRSSTETSHFAYSLTRRISNLELRRPSSPLVDIKPIEFGILGSKKEIVQPGILKKTYTSDDYFRKFEPRLYSLDSNSDDVDSLTDEEIVAKYQLGMLHFSTQYDLLHNYLIVRVIEAKDLPLPISYDGARQDMAHSNPYVKICLLPDQKNSKQTGVKRKTQNPIFEERYMFDIPFLEAQRRTLLLTVVDFDKFSRHCVIGKVSMPLSEVDLVKGGHWWKALVPSSQNEVELGELLLSLNYLPSAGRLNVDIIRAKQLLQTDMSQGSDPFVKVQLVHGLKLAKTKKTSCMRATIDPFYNESFSFKVAQEELENTSLVFTVYGHNVKSSNDFIGRIVIGQYSTGSSESKHWRRMLTCHRTAAEQWHSLRSRAECDRVSSASLEVT, encoded by the exons GGCCTGTTGTCTAGAATCTCGGATCTCTTGCTGTGCAGATGGACCTGCCACAATTGTTGTCAGAAGTGCTACGAGTGCAGCTGTTGCCAGTCCAACGAAGACGAAGTGGAAATCCTGGGGCCATTTCCAGCCCAAACCCCTCCCTGGTT GCTAAGCAATCAAAGCGAAGACAAAAATGGCAGCTCGGATAACCCAACGAGTGAACCCTCACCAACCCCTCAGAATGTTTCGCTGGACAGGCGACGGTCGTCCACGGAAACCTCCCATTTCGCTTACAGCCTTACCAGACGAATTTCTA ATTTAGAGCTAAGGAGGCCAAGTTCCCCGCTTGTCGATATTAAACCCATCGAGTTTGGAATCCTAGGCTCCAAAAAGGAGATAGTCCAGCCGGGCATCTTGAAGAAAACCTACACGTCAGATGACTATTTTAGGAAATTTGAGCCAAGACTCTATTCCCTCGACTCAAATAGCGATGACGTGGATTCTTTGACCGACGAAGAGATCGTAGCCAAGTACCAGCTGGGGATGCTCCATTTTAGCACTCAATACGACCTCTTGCACAACTACCTGATCGTTCGGGTCATCGAAGCCAAGGACCTGCCTCTGCCCATCTCCTACGATGGCGCCAGGCAAGACATGGCCCACTCCAACCCCTACGTGAAGATTTGTCTCCTTCCCGACCAGAAGAACTCCAAGCAGACCGGGGTCAAGCGCAAAACCCAGAACCCCATCTTCGAGGAGAGGTACATGTTCGACATCCCCTTTTTGGAAGCCCAGAGGAGGACTCTGCTCTTGACCGTGGTGGATTTTGACAAATTTTCGCGCCATTGCGTCATTGGGAAGGTGTCCATGCCGTTGAGTGAGGTGGACCTGGTGAAGGGCGGCCATTGGTGGAAAGCTCTGGTGCCAAGTTCCCAG AACGAAGTTGAGCTGGGGGAGCTTTTGCTCTCATTAAATTACCTTCCCAGCGCCGGACGACTCAATGTGGACATAATTAGAGCGAAGCAGTTACTGCAGACTGATATGAGCCAAGGTTCAG ATCCTTTTGTGAAAGTCCAGCTTGTTCACGGGTTAAAACTGGCAAAGACGAAGAAGACCTCTTGCATGAGGGCCACCATCGATCCCTTCTACAACGAGTCCTTTAGCTTCAAGGTTGCCCAAGAAGAACTGGAAAACACCAGCCTAGTTTTCACag TCTACGGCCACAACGTGAAAAGCAGCAACGACTTCATTGGGAGGATTGTCATCGGCCAGTATTCCACCGGTTCCTCGGAGTCCAAGCACTGGCGGCGGATGCTGACGTGCCACCGTACCGCCGCCGAGCAGTGGCACAGCCTCCGTTCGCGGGCGGAGTGCGACCGCGTCTCGTCAGCTTCCCTGGAGGTGACGTGA